A single genomic interval of Armatimonadota bacterium harbors:
- a CDS encoding fibronectin type III domain-containing protein, producing MLQRFFHRLGTLAVLLPLAALAAHAAVSVTEVSVTGTGAPYDISYVLNTNATAGTIDILNSGNTVVKTITLASGALSQGIHFVTWDGKGSGGVLAPAGQYTARISATAGAVAAGGQLLWGPYTISTGTNVPVWYHMTVNKNPASPYYGRVYVADYANDRVLGYSSDGTLEVNINTVSRPLNEFSSGTRDVQVGKDDRLYIYHEDNPAPGTGICSVKQDGTDYREEFATDIYPQQMAMTDNGTAKRFYFSMGYATSLTGAGVRYQTSADTTTTVLLADPSGAAGGSCNGIAVLDSYNDPVGHANSVTIFVRTNSASTGSPGLSTVVRWDGDNADPLNVFSWTKTWTSTALPGIGYTGTGVEIGPDGNVWTSLSNADSSVRGYYKLDKATGALLARINPVPEKPRNLAVDAKGNVAAALLPNAENSVRGRDVAMFAPEDSGSTDTITSGAFAGSGAIATPVKITAGPTVVAASTSATIGWTTDVNSSTALLYGNSPTALINRVSGTNGVTAHSVAISGLTTGNTYYYQVRSAASGYSTAYSDVLAFVAKNPAPVISSLAVTATQTTASITWNTDKATDSAVSYGTSPNALTQNAAGTANTLSHSVFISGLTPGTTYYFVAQSGSATIATATTPESFFATLTAGGLKVRTLSAFGDFQYGWMDDVFLAANGVTLNKKAAPNGVDDAGVPDLPLPRHNNAVCAYGGYLYCLGGRGASTSNTVFFAPINADGTVGAWQQTTPLTDERYFTMHAAFGYNGYIYVVAGAAIDASEVFATQTTTLFAAQNPLDGTLGPWSVAGTFSGPTPPERAYGAVGVYNGRVYYVGGRDTASVIYPTIYEADIKPDGTFAPWTVAANSLPAVAMQQGLTIHNGRIYDWGGTSDGTTYNTDQQISVIGAGGEPGPWAASGNPPLEGRFAFAGGITHGYALEIGGSLIAARTDRISAAEIMADQSFGDFTDVTATYSTGNPLRDMDGAAWQDRYYVAGGRSSDTINPTVNPSANTLAAAITFAPSSTYVANGRYESPIIDLGVAEALQSLAVTATGSGVTLSIRTAGANGTFGTWAAASGLSQTFTGVTARYVQFALALSSTGATAPTVTSVALTYGTASVPFTTDDVKKALRIAAGLDSAVAADMARLDIVTGNGTTGADGLITVTDATAIDRRINGK from the coding sequence ATGCTTCAGCGCTTCTTCCACCGACTGGGCACTCTCGCCGTTCTGCTTCCCCTGGCAGCACTCGCGGCCCACGCCGCCGTTTCGGTTACCGAGGTGAGCGTAACCGGAACAGGCGCTCCGTACGACATTTCGTACGTTTTGAACACCAACGCCACCGCCGGAACGATCGACATCCTTAATTCCGGCAACACGGTGGTCAAGACCATCACCCTCGCAAGCGGCGCCCTCAGTCAGGGCATCCATTTCGTGACATGGGACGGCAAGGGCTCCGGTGGCGTATTGGCCCCGGCGGGCCAGTACACGGCCCGCATCAGTGCAACGGCCGGCGCCGTGGCCGCGGGAGGGCAGCTCCTCTGGGGCCCGTACACAATCTCCACCGGCACCAACGTTCCGGTCTGGTACCACATGACGGTCAACAAGAACCCCGCCAGTCCGTATTATGGACGCGTGTATGTTGCCGACTACGCGAACGACCGGGTACTGGGCTACTCCTCGGACGGCACCCTGGAGGTCAACATCAACACGGTTTCCAGGCCGCTCAACGAGTTTTCGTCCGGTACGCGTGACGTTCAGGTCGGCAAGGATGACCGCCTCTACATCTACCACGAAGACAACCCGGCGCCGGGCACCGGCATCTGCTCCGTGAAGCAGGATGGCACCGACTATCGCGAGGAATTCGCGACGGACATCTATCCCCAGCAAATGGCGATGACGGATAACGGCACGGCCAAACGGTTCTACTTCTCCATGGGTTACGCCACGTCGCTCACCGGCGCCGGCGTTCGATACCAGACTTCCGCGGACACCACAACCACTGTGCTCCTCGCGGACCCGTCCGGCGCGGCCGGCGGCTCCTGCAACGGGATCGCCGTGCTGGACAGCTACAATGACCCGGTCGGACACGCTAACAGCGTCACGATCTTCGTGCGCACGAATTCCGCCTCTACGGGCAGTCCCGGGCTGAGCACGGTCGTCCGTTGGGATGGCGACAACGCGGATCCGCTGAACGTGTTTTCCTGGACCAAAACGTGGACATCGACCGCCCTCCCCGGAATCGGCTACACGGGAACCGGCGTTGAGATCGGCCCCGATGGAAACGTGTGGACTTCACTTTCCAACGCCGACAGCTCGGTCCGAGGGTACTACAAACTCGACAAGGCGACCGGCGCGCTGCTGGCCAGGATAAACCCGGTTCCCGAAAAGCCGCGCAACCTGGCCGTTGACGCGAAGGGCAACGTCGCTGCCGCCCTCCTGCCGAATGCCGAGAACAGCGTTCGCGGACGGGATGTCGCGATGTTCGCGCCCGAGGACAGCGGCAGCACCGACACAATCACATCCGGCGCTTTCGCTGGGAGCGGCGCCATCGCAACCCCGGTCAAGATCACGGCCGGCCCAACCGTCGTAGCGGCCAGCACCAGCGCCACGATAGGCTGGACAACCGACGTCAACTCATCCACGGCTCTGCTTTACGGGAATTCCCCGACGGCGCTGATCAATCGCGTAAGCGGTACAAATGGCGTGACGGCGCACTCCGTCGCCATTTCCGGGCTGACGACGGGGAACACGTACTACTACCAGGTCCGGTCCGCCGCATCCGGGTATAGTACGGCCTACTCGGACGTCTTGGCCTTCGTCGCTAAGAACCCCGCGCCCGTCATCTCAAGCCTTGCCGTCACCGCCACCCAGACAACCGCTTCGATCACCTGGAACACGGACAAAGCGACCGACTCCGCGGTGAGCTATGGGACCAGCCCGAACGCGCTGACACAAAACGCCGCCGGTACGGCAAACACTCTGTCCCATTCCGTATTCATTTCGGGGCTTACGCCCGGGACGACCTACTATTTCGTGGCCCAGTCCGGCTCAGCCACGATCGCCACGGCGACAACGCCGGAGTCGTTCTTCGCCACACTCACAGCGGGCGGTCTCAAGGTCCGCACGCTCAGTGCGTTCGGGGACTTCCAGTATGGGTGGATGGATGACGTCTTTCTTGCCGCCAACGGCGTGACCCTCAACAAGAAGGCGGCGCCTAACGGAGTGGATGATGCGGGCGTGCCCGACCTTCCTCTCCCGCGGCACAACAACGCGGTATGCGCGTACGGCGGCTACCTGTACTGTCTCGGCGGGCGGGGCGCCTCGACGAGCAACACGGTCTTCTTCGCCCCAATCAACGCGGACGGTACCGTCGGGGCGTGGCAGCAGACCACACCGCTCACGGATGAGCGATACTTCACCATGCACGCCGCCTTCGGCTACAACGGCTACATTTATGTCGTCGCCGGCGCCGCCATCGACGCGAGCGAAGTGTTCGCCACCCAGACAACCACTCTGTTCGCGGCCCAGAACCCGTTGGACGGCACTCTGGGACCGTGGAGCGTGGCCGGGACATTCTCCGGGCCGACACCCCCCGAACGCGCTTACGGGGCCGTCGGCGTCTATAACGGCCGCGTATACTATGTTGGAGGACGCGACACTGCCTCGGTCATCTACCCGACGATCTACGAGGCGGATATCAAGCCGGACGGCACGTTCGCGCCGTGGACGGTTGCCGCCAACTCGCTGCCGGCCGTCGCCATGCAGCAAGGCCTGACGATTCACAACGGCCGGATCTACGACTGGGGTGGCACTTCCGACGGCACGACGTATAACACAGACCAGCAGATCAGCGTTATCGGAGCGGGCGGTGAGCCAGGCCCGTGGGCGGCGTCCGGCAATCCTCCACTTGAAGGAAGATTCGCCTTCGCCGGCGGGATTACGCACGGTTATGCTCTCGAGATCGGCGGTTCCCTCATCGCCGCCCGCACCGATCGAATCAGCGCGGCCGAAATCATGGCGGACCAGTCGTTCGGCGATTTCACCGACGTCACCGCAACCTACAGCACGGGCAACCCGCTTCGCGATATGGATGGCGCCGCATGGCAGGACCGCTATTACGTGGCCGGCGGTCGTTCATCCGATACGATCAATCCGACGGTGAACCCGTCCGCCAACACCCTCGCCGCCGCGATCACATTCGCTCCGTCCAGCACCTACGTGGCTAACGGACGGTATGAATCGCCCATCATCGACCTCGGCGTCGCCGAAGCGCTTCAGAGCCTCGCCGTGACTGCCACGGGCAGTGGGGTTACGCTCAGCATACGAACCGCCGGCGCGAACGGTACATTCGGCACATGGGCGGCAGCATCCGGCCTGTCCCAGACGTTCACCGGGGTGACCGCGCGCTACGTTCAGTTCGCGCTGGCCCTTAGCTCCACCGGCGCCACAGCGCCGACGGTCACCAGCGTGGCCCTGACCTATGGGACCGCTTCTGTGCCGTTCACCACTGACGACGTGAAGAAGGCGCTGCGCATCGCGGCCGGCCTGGATTCCGCCGTTGCCGCGGACATGGCCCGACTGGACATCGTGACGGGGAATGGAACGACCGGAGCAGACGGCCTGATCACCGTGACAGACGCCACCGCCATCGATCGCCGAATCAACGGCAAGTAG
- a CDS encoding choice-of-anchor Q domain-containing protein, producing MNRNGDFRLAATSPLIDAGNDAYVLNDHPDLDRHPRVQGARVDIGAYEFGGSAITMGDVTGALRIWGGLSAATPDLVARLNVAAGNGVDLQDAMRLARKAAGLN from the coding sequence GTGAACAGAAACGGCGACTTCCGCCTGGCCGCCACCTCGCCGCTCATCGACGCGGGGAACGACGCCTATGTCCTGAACGACCACCCGGACCTGGACCGCCATCCCCGCGTGCAGGGAGCGCGCGTGGACATCGGGGCGTACGAGTTCGGCGGCAGCGCCATCACAATGGGCGATGTTACGGGAGCGCTGCGTATCTGGGGCGGGCTCTCCGCCGCCACTCCGGACCTGGTCGCCCGGCTGAATGTGGCAGCTGGCAACGGCGTGGACCTGCAAGACGCCATGCGGCTGGCGAGGAAAGCCGCCGGGCTGAACTGA